The Bacteroidales bacterium genome includes a region encoding these proteins:
- a CDS encoding GH3 auxin-responsive promoter family protein yields the protein MPIINSFFSWIIKKRIHQIELFMKYPHEVQLELFRNLMTAGAETEWGEKYGYEDIKSPEEFRDRVPISDYNKLKPYIERLRKGEQNLLWNTEVKWFAKSSGTTNDKSKFIPVSNEALEECHYKAGKDMLSIFYNNHPESTIFSGKGLAMGGSGSISEVSNASYYTGDLSAILMQNLPIWAQVKKTPSRSISLMDEWESKIEKMANVTLEHDVTSISGVPSWTLVLIKRILELSGKDNLAEVWPNLEVFFHGGVNFDPYRSQFRQLIRSDKMSYMETYNASEGFFGIQDRTDHRDMLLMLDYGIYYEFIPLENIEEENPRTVLLDQVELGKNYAIVISTNGGLWRYMIGDTVKFTSISPYRIQITGRTRSFINAFGEELIIENAEKALTAASEKHGASISEFTAAPIYFDGDKKAAHQWLIEFGKAPDDLEAFGHDFDEELKAQNSDYEAKRYKDMVLQPPVIKSVPEQTFYNWLKKREKLGGQHKVPRLSNDREYVDEILKMID from the coding sequence ATGCCCATCATCAATTCGTTTTTTTCATGGATCATCAAGAAGCGCATCCATCAGATAGAGCTTTTTATGAAGTATCCGCATGAGGTGCAGCTGGAGCTGTTTCGCAACCTGATGACTGCCGGCGCCGAGACGGAATGGGGCGAGAAGTATGGCTATGAGGATATTAAAAGCCCGGAGGAGTTCCGGGATCGGGTGCCGATAAGCGATTACAACAAGCTAAAACCCTACATAGAGCGACTGCGGAAGGGTGAGCAAAATCTGCTTTGGAATACCGAGGTGAAATGGTTTGCCAAGAGCTCGGGCACTACCAACGACAAGAGTAAATTTATTCCGGTGAGCAACGAGGCGCTGGAGGAGTGCCATTACAAGGCAGGCAAAGATATGCTGTCGATTTTTTATAACAATCATCCCGAATCGACGATTTTTAGTGGCAAAGGGTTGGCGATGGGTGGTAGCGGTAGCATCAGTGAGGTGAGCAATGCGTCGTATTATACGGGCGACCTTTCGGCGATACTGATGCAGAACCTGCCAATATGGGCACAGGTCAAGAAGACGCCGAGCCGTTCGATATCGCTGATGGATGAGTGGGAGAGCAAGATAGAAAAAATGGCGAATGTTACGCTGGAGCACGACGTGACGAGTATTTCGGGCGTGCCATCGTGGACGCTGGTGCTGATAAAGCGCATCCTGGAGCTGTCGGGCAAAGACAACCTGGCGGAGGTGTGGCCCAACCTGGAGGTGTTTTTTCATGGCGGCGTCAATTTCGATCCTTATCGGTCGCAGTTCAGACAACTGATCCGCTCCGACAAGATGAGCTACATGGAGACCTACAATGCCAGCGAAGGATTTTTTGGAATCCAGGATCGTACCGACCACCGCGACATGCTGCTGATGCTCGACTACGGCATCTATTACGAATTTATCCCTCTAGAAAATATAGAAGAAGAAAACCCCCGCACCGTGCTGCTGGATCAGGTAGAGCTGGGTAAGAATTACGCAATAGTGATAAGCACCAATGGCGGCTTGTGGCGCTATATGATTGGCGACACAGTGAAGTTTACCAGCATCAGCCCATACAGGATTCAGATTACAGGGCGTACGCGGAGCTTCATCAATGCATTTGGCGAGGAGCTGATAATAGAAAATGCCGAGAAGGCGCTCACGGCGGCCAGCGAGAAACATGGAGCCAGCATTTCAGAATTCACGGCAGCACCCATTTATTTTGATGGTGATAAAAAAGCAGCCCACCAATGGCTGATAGAGTTTGGCAAAGCGCCCGACGATCTGGAAGCTTTTGGACACGACTTCGACGAGGAGCTCAAAGCCCAGAATTCTGACTATGAGGCCAAACGATACAAAGATATGGTGCTACAGCCGCCGGTGATAAAATCGGTGCCCGAACAAACTTTTTACAACTGGCTGAAAAAACGCGAGAAACTCGGCGGACAGCACAAAGTGCCGCGCCTGTCGAACGACCGCGAATATGTGGATGAGATTCTGAAGATGATCGACTGA
- the ispE gene encoding 4-(cytidine 5'-diphospho)-2-C-methyl-D-erythritol kinase codes for MIVFPHAKINLGLYVTERRADGYHNIQSLLLPVPLHDVLELIPSPNGGTRFTHSGLFIGGSPDQNLVMRAWRLLQQHHTLPPVHIHLHKVIPSGAGLGGGSSDAAFLIRLANKEFQLDLTVSSMQQYASTLGMDCPFFIRSHPALATERGDHLTETDFDLIGKTILIVKPGCHISTRQAYAAITPAPPPLPINEAIRQPISQWMQTIHNDFEPMAISQCPEISNIKTRLLNAGANYAAMTGSGSAVFAIFTEPPLQLTERNFPKAFFWKAKMAEIRNER; via the coding sequence ATGATCGTCTTCCCACACGCCAAAATTAATCTGGGGCTTTACGTCACCGAACGCCGCGCCGACGGCTATCACAACATACAATCGTTGCTGCTACCCGTTCCACTCCACGATGTGCTGGAGCTCATTCCGTCGCCCAATGGTGGCACACGTTTCACTCATTCCGGCTTATTCATCGGCGGCTCGCCCGATCAAAACCTGGTGATGCGCGCCTGGCGACTGCTGCAGCAGCACCACACCCTGCCGCCCGTTCATATCCATCTGCACAAAGTCATCCCTTCCGGCGCCGGACTCGGTGGTGGCTCCTCCGATGCTGCCTTCCTTATCCGCTTGGCCAACAAGGAATTCCAACTTGACCTCACCGTCAGCTCCATGCAACAATATGCCTCCACCCTCGGCATGGACTGTCCCTTTTTTATCCGCAGCCATCCGGCACTGGCCACTGAACGCGGCGACCATCTCACCGAAACGGATTTCGATCTCATCGGCAAAACCATCCTCATCGTTAAGCCCGGCTGCCACATCAGCACCCGCCAGGCTTATGCAGCCATCACGCCTGCCCCGCCACCATTACCAATCAACGAAGCCATTCGCCAACCCATCAGCCAGTGGATGCAAACCATCCACAACGATTTTGAACCTATGGCCATCAGCCAATGCCCCGAAATTTCCAATATTAAAACCCGCCTCCTCAACGCCGGCGCCAACTACGCCGCCATGACCGGCAGCGGCTCGGCGGTATTTGCAATATTCACAGAGCCGCCCCTGCAACTCACAGAAAGAAACTTCCCCAAGGCATTTTTTTGGAAAGCAAAGATGGCAGAGATTAGAAATGAGCGGTGA
- a CDS encoding helix-hairpin-helix domain-containing protein — protein MRKLKIHSTGSFNFRFWLLVVIMASQTMQPAKAQQPPGTLKGREELISMIEQMAERNETELDYSDLLDQLYLLQQNPININYASYDELKQLFFLTDIQAHQIVSYRLRYGLLVSLYELQAIEGFDGDLIALMEPFVTVSAEKPRPDIRPSTILKYGRHDIFLRYARTLEEQEGYRPMSDSAKLAKPNSYYAGSPDRLYARYGFNYQNRIRAGITAEKDAGEEFFKRSQPNGFDFYSAFAYAADLGVIEQLAVGDYHLEFGQGLTLWSGLAFGKSSDATSVVKNQRRIRPNTSANENLFMRGAAVTTRIKNLRFTGFYSSKKIDANIGDVDTLSQEIQFVTSLQQTGYHRTQSELANRHAIRETLFGGRAEWSPKTLRIGATIYKTQLDKPLQKTNQLYQKFYFSGKENLNYGFDYNLVIDRFQFFGEVSGSENGGSAFLAGLQAALHAQVALSLFYRDYGVKYQNLYSNAIGESSNNQNERGLYAGVRADLTRRWSFSGYADFFSFPWLRYRVNFPSHGAEYLAQLDFRMSREVEMYFRYRNDHKQYNAGGENPLRTTDDIARQNFRFNIAYTVLPGLTLKSRLEYMLYNNTAGNRSDGFLIYQDVLFRPEGKPYDISLRYALFDTDNYDTRIYAYENDVLYAFSIPSYYYKGSRFYLLIKYEITDHIDVWLRLAQTAWNNRDSVGTGLDESQGNTRTEIKAQVRVKF, from the coding sequence TTGCGAAAGCTAAAAATACATAGCACGGGTAGCTTCAACTTCCGGTTTTGGCTTTTGGTGGTGATAATGGCCAGCCAAACCATGCAACCGGCAAAGGCGCAGCAACCGCCGGGTACACTTAAAGGCCGCGAAGAACTTATCAGCATGATCGAACAAATGGCCGAACGCAACGAAACCGAGCTCGACTACAGCGACCTGCTCGATCAGCTTTATCTTTTGCAGCAAAATCCCATTAATATCAACTATGCCAGCTATGATGAGCTGAAGCAACTGTTTTTCCTTACCGACATTCAGGCGCATCAAATCGTCAGCTACCGCTTGCGATATGGCTTGCTGGTAAGTCTTTATGAGTTGCAGGCCATCGAAGGTTTTGACGGCGACCTTATCGCGCTGATGGAACCTTTTGTAACAGTTTCCGCTGAAAAACCACGACCGGATATACGCCCGTCAACGATTTTGAAATATGGCCGGCACGATATTTTTTTGCGGTATGCCCGCACGTTGGAAGAGCAGGAAGGTTACCGCCCGATGAGCGACTCGGCAAAGCTGGCAAAACCCAACAGCTATTATGCCGGCAGCCCCGACAGGCTTTATGCCCGTTATGGTTTTAACTATCAAAATCGGATACGTGCCGGCATTACCGCTGAGAAAGATGCCGGAGAAGAATTTTTTAAACGGTCGCAGCCCAATGGTTTCGACTTTTATTCGGCTTTTGCGTACGCCGCCGATCTGGGTGTGATAGAGCAACTTGCCGTGGGCGACTATCACCTGGAGTTTGGCCAGGGGCTGACGCTGTGGAGCGGACTGGCATTCGGAAAATCGTCGGATGCCACCTCGGTGGTAAAAAACCAGCGCCGTATCCGGCCCAACACTTCTGCCAACGAAAACCTTTTTATGCGGGGAGCGGCGGTGACCACACGCATCAAAAACCTGCGCTTTACGGGTTTTTATTCCAGCAAAAAAATCGACGCCAACATCGGCGACGTGGATACGCTGAGCCAGGAGATACAGTTTGTGACTTCGCTGCAGCAAACCGGCTATCACCGAACACAGTCAGAGCTTGCTAACCGCCACGCCATTCGGGAAACACTATTTGGCGGACGCGCCGAATGGAGCCCCAAAACCCTGCGCATCGGCGCCACCATCTACAAAACACAACTCGACAAGCCGCTGCAGAAAACCAATCAACTCTATCAGAAATTTTATTTCTCCGGAAAAGAAAACCTCAACTACGGCTTCGATTACAACCTGGTGATCGACCGTTTTCAGTTTTTTGGAGAAGTGTCCGGAAGTGAAAATGGTGGCAGCGCTTTTCTCGCCGGCCTGCAGGCAGCACTTCATGCGCAGGTGGCGCTCTCATTGTTTTATCGGGATTATGGCGTTAAATATCAAAACCTTTACAGCAATGCCATCGGCGAAAGCAGCAACAACCAAAACGAACGCGGCCTCTATGCCGGCGTGCGCGCTGACCTCACACGGCGGTGGAGCTTTTCGGGCTATGCCGACTTTTTCAGCTTCCCGTGGCTGCGCTACCGCGTAAATTTCCCGTCGCATGGCGCTGAATACCTAGCGCAGCTCGACTTCAGAATGTCGCGGGAAGTGGAGATGTATTTCAGATATCGCAACGACCACAAACAATATAATGCCGGTGGCGAAAACCCGCTGCGCACCACCGACGACATTGCCCGGCAAAATTTCCGTTTTAATATTGCCTACACGGTCCTTCCTGGTCTAACGCTGAAAAGCCGTCTCGAATACATGCTTTACAACAACACTGCCGGCAACCGCTCCGATGGTTTTCTGATCTATCAGGATGTTCTCTTTCGCCCCGAAGGAAAGCCTTACGACATCAGCCTGCGCTACGCCCTCTTCGACACCGACAACTACGACACGCGCATTTATGCTTACGAAAACGACGTGCTCTATGCTTTTTCCATCCCATCTTATTATTATAAAGGAAGTCGTTTTTATCTATTAATAAAATACGAGATCACCGACCACATCGACGTTTGGCTGCGGCTGGCACAAACCGCCTGGAACAACCGGGATTCAGTGGGAACAGGATTGGACGAATCGCAGGGAAACACGCGCACGGAGATAAAAGCACAGGTAAGGGTGAAGTTTTAA
- a CDS encoding prolyl oligopeptidase family serine peptidase: MKNLPLFLALFLSIGLFSQENLDYQKPPEAILELVDAPLSPSVIIDKNGENVVLLYRDAYKSIAELSEKEMRLGGLRINPKTSIGSRTNYSNNIKVKKVSDDVARQVAGLPENGRYTNFRWSPNQQMMAFTNTTSEGVELWLLDMAAAKASRLTDDNLNANMGNPLVWFTDNQALLVTMLPDDRKELIDTEEAVPTGPTVSVSEGEKAQNRTYQDLLQDANDVFNFEQLARSEIIKVNLDGEQSPWLPAAMYRNISFSPDGNYAMVLSTHKPFSYLVPYYRFPAKTNIYDADGKFVLTMIDDPLLEVLPQGFMSAKTGRRDMSWRADKPATLVWAEALDEGDPEIEVDFRDEVFQFPAPFTGEPQSLIKTINRFSYIQWGKDDIALAYDYWWNDRNTKTYLFDPSDATKAPRIVFDRNYQDRYSDPGRFVTHENEYNEEVLTIHNNKAYLMGDGYSEEGQFPFIDEMNFKNLDTKRLYQSSYTDKLERLIKAIDMKEGKILVRIESASAYPNYYFRDINTKKNSLTAITSFKNPFKSLQDAHKEVITYQRDDGLELSGTLYLPVGYDMDKKEKLPMILWAYPQEFKDKNSAGQNTQNPNEFTYPYYGSAIYWLTRGYVVLDDAAFPIVGEGDEEPNDSFRDQLVANAKAAIDAVDELGYIDPNRVAVGGHSYGAFMVANLLSYSDLFAAGIARSGAYNRTLTPFGFQSEERNYWEAPEVYYTMSPFMHADKMKTPLLLIHGEADNNSGTYPLQSERYFNALKGLGAPARLVILPKESHGYRAKESILHLLWEQDQWLEKYVKNREME; the protein is encoded by the coding sequence ATGAAAAATTTGCCTTTATTCCTTGCGCTTTTTCTTAGCATTGGCTTGTTCAGCCAGGAAAACCTGGATTATCAAAAACCCCCGGAAGCCATTCTCGAACTGGTGGATGCACCGCTTTCGCCATCGGTGATCATCGATAAAAATGGCGAAAACGTGGTTTTGCTTTATCGCGATGCCTATAAGTCGATTGCCGAGCTGTCAGAAAAAGAGATGCGCCTTGGTGGTTTGCGTATCAATCCCAAAACCTCCATCGGCAGCCGCACCAATTATTCCAACAATATCAAAGTTAAAAAAGTAAGCGATGATGTTGCCCGCCAGGTAGCAGGCCTCCCCGAAAATGGCAGATATACTAACTTCCGCTGGTCGCCAAATCAACAGATGATGGCTTTTACCAATACTACTTCCGAAGGCGTGGAGCTGTGGTTGCTTGATATGGCCGCGGCCAAAGCAAGCCGTCTTACCGATGATAACCTAAACGCCAATATGGGAAATCCCCTGGTGTGGTTCACCGATAACCAGGCACTGCTGGTAACTATGTTGCCCGATGATCGGAAGGAATTGATCGACACCGAAGAAGCTGTACCCACGGGACCTACCGTTTCGGTGAGCGAAGGCGAAAAGGCGCAAAATCGTACCTATCAGGATTTGCTGCAGGATGCCAACGATGTGTTTAATTTTGAGCAACTGGCACGCTCCGAAATAATAAAAGTAAATCTGGATGGCGAGCAAAGCCCCTGGCTGCCGGCGGCCATGTATCGCAACATTTCGTTTTCGCCCGATGGAAACTATGCTATGGTGCTTAGCACACACAAGCCTTTTTCGTACTTGGTGCCTTACTATCGCTTTCCTGCCAAAACCAATATATATGATGCCGATGGTAAATTTGTGTTAACGATGATTGATGACCCGCTGCTCGAGGTGCTGCCCCAGGGTTTTATGTCCGCAAAAACCGGAAGACGCGATATGAGCTGGCGTGCCGATAAACCTGCAACGCTGGTATGGGCAGAAGCCCTGGACGAAGGCGACCCTGAAATTGAAGTGGACTTTCGTGATGAAGTATTTCAGTTTCCGGCACCTTTTACCGGAGAGCCACAATCGCTCATCAAAACCATCAATCGCTTTTCGTATATCCAATGGGGAAAGGATGATATTGCGCTCGCTTACGATTACTGGTGGAACGATCGCAACACTAAAACGTATTTGTTCGACCCCTCAGATGCCACTAAAGCTCCCCGCATTGTTTTCGATCGTAACTATCAGGATCGGTACAGCGACCCGGGACGTTTTGTAACGCACGAAAACGAATACAACGAGGAAGTGCTTACCATCCACAACAATAAGGCTTATCTAATGGGCGACGGCTATTCCGAGGAGGGACAGTTCCCATTTATCGATGAGATGAATTTTAAAAATCTGGACACCAAACGCTTGTATCAATCCTCCTACACCGACAAGCTGGAGCGGCTGATCAAAGCCATCGACATGAAAGAGGGTAAAATACTCGTGCGCATCGAGTCGGCCAGCGCGTATCCCAACTATTATTTCAGGGATATTAATACAAAAAAGAATAGCCTTACGGCAATTACTTCCTTTAAAAATCCCTTTAAAAGTTTGCAGGATGCACACAAAGAAGTAATCACTTACCAGCGCGATGATGGTCTGGAACTTTCGGGAACGTTGTATTTACCGGTAGGCTATGATATGGATAAAAAAGAAAAACTACCTATGATACTCTGGGCTTATCCCCAGGAGTTTAAAGATAAAAATAGTGCCGGGCAAAACACCCAAAACCCTAACGAGTTTACCTATCCCTATTATGGATCGGCCATTTATTGGCTCACGCGCGGATACGTGGTACTCGATGATGCCGCCTTCCCGATTGTGGGCGAAGGCGACGAAGAACCCAACGATAGTTTCAGAGATCAACTGGTGGCCAATGCCAAAGCTGCCATTGATGCAGTGGATGAGCTGGGCTACATAGATCCCAATCGCGTGGCCGTGGGCGGACATTCTTATGGAGCCTTTATGGTTGCCAACCTCTTATCGTACTCCGACTTGTTTGCCGCAGGTATAGCGCGTAGTGGCGCATACAATCGCACGCTTACGCCCTTTGGTTTCCAGAGCGAGGAACGCAACTACTGGGAAGCACCCGAGGTGTATTACACCATGTCACCATTTATGCACGCCGACAAAATGAAAACGCCGCTCCTGCTTATCCATGGCGAGGCCGACAACAACTCGGGAACCTATCCCCTGCAAAGCGAACGCTACTTTAACGCGCTTAAAGGCCTGGGCGCGCCTGCCCGCTTGGTTATCCTGCCCAAAGAAAGTCACGGCTACCGCGCCAAAGAAAGCATCCTCCACCTGCTGTGGGAGCAAGATCAGTGGCTGGAGAAATATGTGAAAAATAGAGAGATGGAGTAG
- a CDS encoding fructosamine kinase family protein, whose product MLPPSVKKAITNFLSRHFSDKDILINQVSGVSGGSINLAYRLETSRGNFFVKTNHASRYPEMFQKEAKGLALLRNARTFTVPEVFLADAAGEESFMLMEYIEGANEHKDFWEDFGTSLARMHRQHAEQFGLDHDNYMGSLHQHNNQHDDWVTFFIEERLQRQVVLARDNGAMGRSDVATFERLYVRLPEIFPPASPSLLHGDLWSGNFITDSDGFACLIDPAVYYGHPEIDIAMSTLFGGFSSRFYESYYNYNPFPGNYYERLPIYNLYPLLVHVNLFGGGYLSSVQQTLRRF is encoded by the coding sequence ATGCTTCCTCCATCTGTCAAAAAAGCCATTACCAACTTTCTCTCCCGCCATTTTTCTGATAAAGATATCCTCATTAATCAGGTGTCAGGGGTTTCGGGGGGTTCCATAAATTTGGCTTACCGTCTTGAAACGAGCCGTGGCAACTTCTTTGTAAAAACCAACCACGCATCCCGTTATCCGGAGATGTTTCAGAAAGAAGCAAAGGGTTTGGCGCTGTTGCGCAATGCTCGAACTTTTACAGTTCCTGAGGTATTTCTGGCTGATGCAGCGGGTGAAGAATCGTTCATGCTGATGGAATATATTGAGGGTGCAAATGAGCATAAGGATTTTTGGGAAGATTTTGGCACCAGCCTGGCGCGCATGCACCGGCAGCACGCAGAGCAGTTTGGTCTGGATCACGATAATTATATGGGCTCGCTGCATCAGCACAACAATCAGCACGACGACTGGGTAACGTTTTTTATCGAAGAGCGCTTGCAGCGACAGGTGGTGCTGGCGCGCGATAATGGCGCTATGGGACGCAGCGACGTGGCTACTTTTGAGCGGCTTTATGTGCGGTTGCCCGAAATATTTCCGCCGGCCAGCCCTTCGCTTTTGCATGGCGACCTTTGGAGTGGCAACTTTATTACCGACTCGGACGGCTTCGCCTGCCTCATCGATCCGGCGGTATATTATGGCCATCCCGAAATCGACATCGCCATGTCCACACTTTTTGGCGGTTTCAGCAGCCGCTTTTACGAAAGTTATTACAACTACAATCCCTTTCCCGGCAACTACTACGAGCGCCTTCCCATCTATAACCTTTATCCGCTGCTGGTTCATGTAAATCTTTTCGGCGGTGGCTATCTCTCGTCGGTGCAGCAGACGCTGCGGAGGTTTTGA
- a CDS encoding sigma-70 family RNA polymerase sigma factor, with protein MNYRDDSFYIDQVLGGNQAAFAALVEKHQQMVFTIAVKILRNREQAEEIAQDAFVKAHAALSSFKGEAKFSTWLYRIVYNAAISAGRRRKPEYAAIDETLIEQYTTDEIYPQVEAMSQEEQMQLIENLMQRLPEDDNLLLTLYYKNGKSIAEMAEITEYSQSNVKIKLFRLRRRLYDDMQQTLKKMV; from the coding sequence ATGAATTATCGCGACGACAGTTTTTACATTGATCAGGTGCTCGGTGGTAACCAGGCGGCGTTTGCTGCACTGGTCGAAAAACACCAGCAGATGGTTTTTACCATTGCCGTAAAAATCCTGCGCAACCGCGAGCAGGCCGAAGAGATAGCACAGGATGCTTTTGTGAAGGCGCATGCCGCACTGAGTTCTTTTAAAGGAGAGGCTAAATTCTCGACGTGGCTCTATCGCATTGTTTACAATGCCGCAATTTCGGCCGGGCGCCGTCGCAAGCCGGAGTATGCTGCCATCGACGAAACGCTCATAGAGCAATACACCACCGACGAGATTTATCCGCAGGTGGAGGCCATGAGTCAGGAGGAGCAGATGCAGCTGATCGAAAATCTGATGCAGCGCCTGCCCGAAGACGACAACCTGCTGCTGACGCTCTATTATAAAAATGGAAAGTCGATTGCTGAGATGGCTGAGATCACCGAATACTCGCAGTCTAATGTCAAAATAAAGCTATTTAGACTTCGCCGACGGCTTTACGACGACATGCAACAAACGCTCAAAAAAATGGTTTAA
- a CDS encoding DUF6249 domain-containing protein, with the protein MVEILVPLGFFGMVVALVYIQADRKIKLNLIQHGADARTLKTSKTTDGSLRFGLLLIGVAVGILLGHLLVNNTNMMQEVAYFSMTFLFGGIALLIFALMQRRKPADGENDLPMEKPKY; encoded by the coding sequence ATGGTAGAAATACTGGTTCCTTTGGGATTTTTCGGAATGGTAGTGGCGCTCGTTTACATCCAGGCCGACCGTAAAATTAAGTTAAACCTGATACAGCATGGCGCCGACGCGCGTACATTGAAAACGAGTAAAACCACAGATGGCTCACTGCGCTTTGGGCTGCTGCTCATTGGCGTGGCGGTGGGAATCCTGCTGGGGCACCTGCTGGTAAATAACACCAACATGATGCAGGAAGTAGCCTATTTCTCGATGACCTTCCTCTTTGGCGGCATCGCGCTGCTGATTTTTGCACTGATGCAAAGACGTAAACCCGCCGATGGAGAAAATGATTTGCCGATGGAAAAGCCGAAGTATTGA
- a CDS encoding outer membrane beta-barrel protein: protein MKKTLFTIVAFCCLNVSYGQKTEFWVSLNSGLFSFAGESAESVTGINYNEQMQSGYTNNPYGSKSGLAIGLSGNIKSISKKNFILGADLGYEKLRSKIEINKIYGWTGTSSYRLDATGKTFLNSNFINLRLFAGYRLPVNKVNLDFTGGLEIGYCLSAKENGSATASGGIKYETSVDRKTIDFDFRPGIQIAANYKNAGAYIGYSFGLTNYRADFDGGKNEAYARLLRFGLTHQIK from the coding sequence ATGAAAAAAACACTATTTACAATCGTTGCCTTTTGCTGTTTGAATGTTTCTTACGGACAAAAAACAGAGTTTTGGGTCTCACTCAATTCAGGACTATTCTCATTTGCCGGCGAATCTGCTGAATCCGTTACCGGCATCAACTATAATGAACAGATGCAATCAGGCTATACAAACAATCCTTACGGTTCAAAAAGCGGACTTGCTATCGGGCTGTCGGGAAACATAAAAAGTATCTCAAAGAAAAATTTTATCCTCGGTGCCGACTTAGGCTATGAAAAGTTGAGAAGTAAAATTGAAATTAACAAAATCTATGGCTGGACCGGAACCTCGTCTTACAGATTGGATGCAACAGGGAAAACCTTTTTAAATTCTAATTTCATAAACCTGCGTCTTTTTGCGGGTTACCGGTTACCTGTAAACAAAGTAAATCTCGATTTTACAGGCGGGCTTGAGATTGGATACTGCCTCAGCGCAAAAGAAAATGGTTCCGCAACTGCTTCTGGCGGCATTAAATATGAAACTTCTGTCGACAGAAAAACCATTGATTTCGATTTCAGACCAGGAATTCAAATTGCCGCCAATTACAAAAATGCCGGAGCTTACATTGGCTATTCGTTTGGACTTACAAACTACCGGGCTGACTTCGATGGCGGAAAAAATGAAGCCTACGCGAGACTTTTACGCTTTGGGCTGACACACCAGATAAAATAG